From a single Deferribacterota bacterium genomic region:
- a CDS encoding DegQ family serine endoprotease has protein sequence MRKVSVLCIVILLLALSFVNAADTPFSFAEIVKETKNGVVNISTTRIIERNPFADFFNDDIFKRFFGDQFRDFYGPKKFKTSSLGSGFIVDAREGYIVTNNHVIEGAEEIIVKLSDKHEFNAKVIGTDPLTDLALLEIDPGDVKLKELPLGDSDSFEVGDWVVAIGNPFGLEWSVTAGIISAKGRVLGEGPYDNFMQTDASINPGNSGGPLVNLKGEVVGINTAIIPSGQGLGFAIPVNMLKDIYDQLKEGKVVRGWLGVVVQPLDEKLAESFGLKTTEGALIADVVENDPADMAGIKPGDIVIAINGKKIGSPRELTAMIGRLKPGEKVQLTIIREGKRKKVDVVLGERKAESVASKPTIGKGESPVVVESLSSSEESRLGIDHGVKVVDIDPNSNAYQAGLREGDVIVWINRKEVHKPEDFYQTYNSIKKGEVVALKIISRYGSRFLAFDKD, from the coding sequence ATGAGGAAAGTTAGTGTATTATGCATAGTAATATTATTGTTAGCATTAAGTTTTGTAAATGCTGCGGATACCCCCTTTTCTTTTGCAGAAATTGTAAAAGAAACAAAAAATGGTGTAGTAAATATAAGCACAACAAGGATTATAGAGAGGAATCCCTTTGCGGATTTTTTTAATGATGATATTTTCAAAAGATTTTTTGGGGATCAATTTAGGGATTTTTATGGACCCAAGAAATTTAAAACATCTTCATTGGGTTCTGGTTTTATAGTTGATGCAAGAGAGGGTTATATAGTTACTAATAATCACGTAATTGAAGGGGCAGAAGAAATTATTGTGAAACTATCTGATAAACATGAGTTTAACGCAAAGGTTATAGGGACTGACCCATTAACAGATTTAGCTCTTTTAGAAATAGATCCAGGTGATGTAAAGCTCAAAGAGTTACCATTAGGGGATTCAGATTCTTTTGAAGTAGGTGATTGGGTAGTAGCTATAGGCAATCCCTTTGGTTTAGAGTGGTCTGTGACAGCTGGTATTATAAGTGCCAAAGGGAGGGTGTTAGGTGAAGGACCCTATGATAACTTTATGCAAACTGATGCATCAATTAATCCAGGAAATTCAGGTGGTCCACTTGTTAACTTAAAGGGCGAGGTTGTCGGCATAAATACAGCTATAATACCGTCAGGTCAGGGTTTAGGTTTTGCTATACCTGTTAATATGCTTAAAGATATTTATGATCAGCTGAAAGAAGGGAAGGTTGTAAGAGGGTGGCTAGGAGTTGTGGTTCAACCTTTGGATGAGAAATTAGCAGAAAGCTTTGGACTAAAGACAACAGAAGGTGCACTAATTGCAGATGTGGTTGAGAATGATCCTGCTGATATGGCTGGAATTAAACCTGGCGATATTGTTATTGCAATAAATGGTAAGAAAATAGGATCTCCAAGGGAATTGACAGCGATGATAGGAAGGTTGAAACCAGGTGAAAAAGTTCAATTAACTATTATTAGAGAAGGTAAGAGAAAAAAAGTTGATGTAGTATTAGGTGAGCGCAAAGCTGAATCTGTGGCTAGTAAGCCTACAATTGGCAAGGGAGAATCGCCAGTAGTTGTTGAGTCTTTAAGCTCAAGTGAAGAATCGAGGCTTGGTATTGATCACGGTGTAAAAGTGGTTGATATAGATCCAAATTCAAACGCTTATCAAGCCGGTCTAAGAGAGGGTGATGTTATAGTGTGGATAAATAGAAAAGAGGTGCATAAACCAGAGGATTTTTATCAAACATACAATTCAATTAAAAAGGGTGAGGTTGTTGCACTTAAAATAATATCAAGATATGGTAGTAGGTTTTTAGCTTTTGACAAAGACTAG
- a CDS encoding zf-HC2 domain-containing protein, giving the protein MREEHYRKLISLYVDNELSAIEEKELLSHIEVCEDCSKFLMDLLYIKSEIKKSYKREKTIDISASVMKKIKDNEENNSEKVIPINKKQYRRKKFNKYYIKKTIGFAFLAIIFLGIAFFITNKYSKNSNNIENYVVEHLDTPTYEYMPDINNANFSQ; this is encoded by the coding sequence ATGAGAGAAGAGCACTATCGTAAATTAATCTCATTATATGTTGATAACGAATTAAGTGCTATTGAAGAAAAAGAATTGTTAAGCCATATAGAGGTGTGTGAAGATTGCAGTAAATTTTTAATGGATTTATTATATATTAAATCTGAGATAAAAAAATCTTATAAGAGAGAAAAAACAATTGATATTTCAGCTAGTGTAATGAAAAAGATAAAAGATAATGAGGAAAATAATAGTGAAAAAGTAATTCCAATAAATAAAAAACAATATAGAAGAAAAAAATTTAATAAATATTACATAAAGAAAACTATTGGGTTTGCATTTTTAGCAATAATTTTTTTGGGGATAGCTTTTTTTATAACTAATAAATATTCAAAGAATAGCAATAACATAGAAAACTATGTTGTTGAACATTTAGATACACCAACATATGAATATATGCCAGACATTAATAACGCAAATTTCTCGCAATGA
- a CDS encoding sigma-70 family RNA polymerase sigma factor, which translates to MDDISIIEEVLEGKYEYYEYLVLKYQNRLYAFIISLVKNEEEAKDIVQESFVTAYNKLSDLVDRRRFYPWLKKIAFHNALLFLNKDKKKVKSDEDVLDYLDNLDNNYKSSVIYVKEKSPEAHILNKEISKYVKLFIDSLPDKLRIVVILRDVEGHSYEEIAQLLDIPIGTVRSRLHSAREVLKERLIKQGIADERRALS; encoded by the coding sequence ATGGATGATATAAGTATAATAGAAGAAGTACTTGAAGGAAAATATGAGTATTATGAGTATCTTGTTCTTAAATATCAAAACAGATTATATGCTTTTATTATAAGTCTTGTTAAGAATGAAGAGGAGGCAAAAGATATAGTACAAGAATCTTTTGTGACAGCCTATAATAAACTATCAGATTTAGTAGATAGAAGAAGATTTTATCCATGGTTAAAAAAAATAGCTTTTCATAATGCGCTTTTGTTTTTAAATAAAGATAAGAAGAAAGTGAAATCTGATGAAGATGTTTTAGATTATTTAGATAATTTAGATAATAATTATAAAAGCTCAGTTATTTATGTTAAAGAAAAATCGCCAGAGGCGCACATTTTAAATAAAGAAATATCAAAATATGTTAAATTATTTATAGATTCTTTACCTGATAAATTGAGGATTGTTGTAATATTAAGGGATGTAGAAGGGCACTCCTATGAAGAGATAGCTCAGTTATTGGATATACCTATTGGCACTGTTAGATCTAGACTGCATAGCGCAAGAGAAGTATTAAAAGAAAGACTAATAAAACAGGGAATTGCTGATGAGAGAAGAGCACTATCGTAA
- a CDS encoding cation transporter: MKEIKKANLYKRGLSLEYFTVGYNIFEGFISIGAGIIAGSIALVGFGLDSFIETLSGVVLIWRLRGHSEDDEKERAMEQKAMRFVAYTFFILAIYVLYEASKKLYFREIPEGSLVGIIIALLSIIIMPILASQKRIIGEKINSGALIADSKETVFCAYLSVTLLLGLLLNYFFGWWWADPAASLVIVGFLIKEGLECLEGDEDHP; the protein is encoded by the coding sequence ATGAAAGAAATTAAAAAAGCAAATTTATATAAAAGAGGTCTCTCGTTAGAGTATTTTACAGTAGGTTACAATATATTTGAAGGCTTTATTTCTATTGGAGCAGGTATTATCGCAGGAAGCATTGCACTAGTTGGTTTTGGGCTAGACAGTTTTATCGAGACATTATCTGGAGTTGTTCTTATTTGGCGATTACGAGGCCATTCAGAAGATGATGAAAAAGAAAGGGCTATGGAGCAAAAAGCGATGAGGTTTGTAGCCTACACTTTTTTCATTTTAGCTATATATGTGTTATATGAGGCATCAAAAAAACTTTACTTTCGTGAAATACCAGAGGGCTCATTAGTTGGTATCATCATTGCATTACTCTCAATTATTATAATGCCAATCCTAGCTAGTCAAAAACGTATAATAGGGGAAAAGATTAATAGCGGGGCATTAATTGCCGATTCTAAAGAAACTGTTTTTTGCGCATATCTTTCTGTAACCCTTCTTTTAGGCCTATTGTTAAATTATTTTTTTGGTTGGTGGTGGGCAGATCCGGCCGCATCACTGGTAATAGTAGGATTCTTAATAAAGGAAGGCCTAGAATGTTTAGAGGGTGATGAGGACCACCCATAA